The following proteins are co-located in the Aurantiacibacter atlanticus genome:
- a CDS encoding glycine zipper 2TM domain-containing protein, translating to MNKTLLAIAAATTLALPAAPAMADGGPPSWAPANGYYENDRGDRYDRHDRYDRRQDRRSRNHRRARHREYDDHGRYYEPRQVRRGDRVWRGRDGRYHCERGNGTTGLIIGAAGGALIGREVDSRGDRTVGTVLGAALGGLLGREVDRGNARCR from the coding sequence ATGAATAAGACACTACTTGCAATCGCCGCTGCCACCACGTTGGCCTTGCCCGCTGCGCCTGCAATGGCGGACGGTGGGCCCCCATCCTGGGCACCTGCCAATGGCTATTACGAAAATGACCGTGGTGATCGTTATGATCGCCATGATCGTTATGATCGCCGCCAAGACCGTCGGAGTCGCAACCATCGTCGAGCGCGCCATCGTGAATATGACGATCATGGCCGCTATTATGAACCGCGCCAGGTTCGCCGTGGCGATCGTGTGTGGCGTGGCCGAGACGGCCGTTACCACTGCGAACGTGGCAATGGCACGACGGGTCTGATCATCGGTGCCGCTGGTGGTGCATTGATCGGTCGTGAAGTCGATTCACGTGGTGATCGCACAGTCGGCACCGTTCTTGGCGCCGCGCTTGGTGGTCTGCTGGGACGCGAAGTTGACCGTGGCAATGCCCGCTGCCGATAA
- the rlmN gene encoding 23S rRNA (adenine(2503)-C(2))-methyltransferase RlmN → MTDTTLMTIPGQVDPVPVARDITPRDDGRVDLIGLPKARIAELFADAGLDTKQAKLRAKQVFHWLYHRGVIEFEAMTDIAKTMRPWLTQRFVIGRPEIVEAQHSTDGTRKWLLRTADGHDFEMVFIPDADRGTLCVSSQIGCTLNCTFCHTGTMRLVRNLTPGEIVGQVMLARDALGEWPKGRMDISEVEDEAEYTADGRLLTNIVMMGMGEPLYNFDNVRDALKLVMDGGGLALSKRRITLSTSGVVPAMARCGEEIGVNLAVSLHAVTKNVRDEIVPINRKFGIDELLQACADYPGASNARRITFEYVMLKDKNDSDADAHELVRLLRHYKLPAKVNLIPFNPWPGSNYECSTPERIKRFSDIVFEGGISAPVRTPRGRDIDAACGQLKTAAEKKTRALLDREVAEAASAS, encoded by the coding sequence ATGACCGATACGACACTTATGACCATTCCCGGACAAGTTGATCCGGTTCCCGTCGCGCGTGATATCACACCGCGTGATGATGGACGCGTGGACCTCATCGGATTGCCAAAGGCACGCATTGCCGAATTGTTTGCGGACGCAGGTCTCGACACGAAGCAGGCCAAGTTACGGGCCAAGCAGGTGTTTCACTGGCTTTATCACCGCGGCGTGATCGAGTTTGAAGCGATGACTGACATCGCCAAGACCATGCGCCCGTGGCTTACGCAACGTTTCGTCATCGGCCGCCCCGAAATTGTTGAGGCACAACATTCCACTGACGGAACGCGCAAATGGTTGCTGCGTACTGCCGACGGTCACGATTTCGAGATGGTGTTTATTCCTGATGCCGATCGCGGGACGCTCTGTGTCTCCAGCCAAATTGGCTGCACGCTCAATTGCACCTTCTGCCATACCGGCACCATGCGACTGGTGCGCAATCTCACGCCGGGTGAAATCGTCGGACAGGTGATGCTTGCGCGCGACGCATTGGGCGAATGGCCCAAGGGCCGCATGGATATTTCCGAAGTGGAAGACGAGGCGGAATATACCGCTGATGGCCGCTTGCTCACCAATATCGTGATGATGGGCATGGGTGAACCCTTGTACAATTTCGACAATGTTCGTGATGCCTTAAAGCTGGTGATGGATGGCGGCGGACTGGCCCTTTCGAAGCGCCGCATCACCCTTTCCACCAGCGGCGTTGTGCCTGCCATGGCGCGCTGCGGCGAAGAAATTGGCGTCAATCTTGCCGTTTCACTTCACGCTGTGACAAAGAATGTCCGTGACGAAATCGTTCCAATCAATCGCAAGTTCGGGATAGATGAGCTCTTGCAGGCCTGCGCCGATTATCCGGGCGCGTCCAATGCTCGGCGCATTACCTTCGAATATGTGATGCTCAAGGATAAGAATGACAGTGACGCGGACGCCCACGAACTGGTTCGTCTACTGCGCCATTACAAACTTCCCGCCAAGGTCAATCTGATACCTTTCAATCCTTGGCCGGGCTCGAACTATGAATGTTCGACGCCTGAACGCATCAAGCGTTTTTCCGACATCGTTTTTGAAGGCGGCATCTCTGCTCCTGTCCGCACCCCGCGTGGCCGTGATATTGATGCTGCCTGCGGTCAGCTGAAAACGGCTGCCGAAAAGAAGACTCGTGCCCTACTGGATCGCGAAGTGGCAGAAGCAGCCAGCGCGAGCTGA
- the dapA gene encoding 4-hydroxy-tetrahydrodipicolinate synthase codes for MFTGSIPALATPFRDGAFDESAYRRFIEWQIDNGASALVPCGTTGESATLDNDEHHLIIKTCAEAAAGRVPVIAGAGSNDTQTALWHIKEAQIAGADALLLVAPYYNRPSQAGLLAHFSYLAERTDLPIVLYNVPGRSVTDILPETVVELHRRFPEKIVALKDASGDLSRVVTHRIGAPQLCQLSGDDPLMLAGYALGQVGCISVTANVAPRMCADFHAAAAQGDFATAREINERLYPLHKAMFADASPSPAKYALSKLFDWFSPEVRLPIVDCSDAAKAAVDEAIEGAGVTP; via the coding sequence ATGTTCACAGGTTCGATACCGGCGCTGGCGACCCCATTTCGTGACGGGGCATTCGACGAATCGGCTTATCGGCGGTTCATTGAATGGCAGATCGATAACGGCGCGAGCGCGCTTGTGCCATGCGGCACCACTGGCGAAAGTGCCACGCTGGATAATGACGAGCATCACCTGATCATCAAGACCTGTGCCGAAGCTGCCGCGGGCCGGGTGCCGGTCATTGCAGGCGCGGGCAGCAACGATACGCAGACAGCGTTATGGCATATCAAGGAAGCGCAGATTGCCGGTGCCGACGCATTGCTGCTGGTCGCGCCTTATTACAACAGGCCCAGCCAGGCCGGGTTGCTGGCGCATTTCAGCTATCTGGCAGAACGGACCGATCTGCCTATCGTGCTGTATAATGTGCCGGGGCGCTCAGTCACTGACATCCTTCCCGAAACAGTAGTGGAACTGCATCGCCGGTTCCCTGAGAAAATTGTGGCATTGAAGGATGCGAGTGGTGATCTCTCGCGCGTTGTTACCCATCGCATCGGTGCCCCGCAGCTGTGCCAGCTTTCAGGGGACGATCCGCTGATGCTGGCAGGGTACGCATTGGGGCAGGTGGGATGCATCTCGGTCACCGCGAATGTCGCGCCCAGGATGTGTGCCGATTTCCACGCTGCGGCAGCGCAAGGCGATTTTGCCACTGCGCGCGAGATAAACGAGCGGCTTTATCCACTTCACAAGGCGATGTTTGCTGATGCATCGCCTTCCCCTGCAAAATATGCGTTGAGCAAGCTGTTCGACTGGTTTTCGCCAGAAGTGCGGCTGCCAATTGTCGATTGCTCTGACGCGGCGAAGGCGGCTGTGGATGAGGCAATTGAAGGAGCAGGGGTGACGCCATGA
- a CDS encoding YqiJ family protein: MAKWPGGELKMSLFADYNLPFAIALGVILLLGFLQIIGVGDFDFGGDVELDLDIDADAEIADPTSAGLGGALTTLLGLGKVPFFVWLMTFLFIFALIGMGVQGFADELTGSPLYPWLAALIAGGASLPVTATLVRPLGRIMPQDETSAVRLDSLVGKRGTITTGKAEKGSPARAKVRDRFGHAHYVMVEPHEDAAVIPAGDQVLLVRREGQTFFGVPLAERKLAPMN, from the coding sequence TTGGCAAAATGGCCGGGTGGCGAATTAAAGATGAGCCTGTTTGCCGATTACAATTTGCCCTTTGCCATTGCACTCGGGGTGATCCTTTTACTCGGTTTCTTGCAGATTATCGGTGTTGGAGATTTCGATTTCGGCGGCGACGTCGAACTTGATCTGGACATTGATGCCGACGCCGAGATTGCTGATCCCACCAGCGCGGGCCTTGGCGGCGCGCTGACCACGTTGTTGGGGTTGGGCAAGGTGCCCTTCTTCGTGTGGCTGATGACCTTCCTGTTCATATTCGCCTTGATCGGCATGGGGGTGCAGGGGTTTGCCGACGAATTGACGGGATCGCCGCTCTATCCCTGGCTTGCAGCGCTTATCGCCGGCGGTGCCAGCTTGCCCGTTACCGCCACGCTGGTGCGCCCACTGGGACGCATCATGCCGCAGGATGAAACCTCTGCCGTCCGGCTTGACAGTCTTGTCGGCAAACGCGGCACGATTACCACCGGAAAAGCTGAAAAAGGCTCGCCCGCCCGCGCCAAGGTGCGCGACCGTTTCGGACATGCACATTATGTCATGGTGGAGCCACATGAAGATGCCGCCGTGATCCCGGCAGGTGATCAGGTCTTGCTCGTGCGCCGCGAAGGCCAGACCTTCTTTGGTGTGCCACTGGCCGAGCGCAAGCTGGCCCCCATGAATTAG
- a CDS encoding lytic transglycosylase domain-containing protein, whose protein sequence is MYSPPDKESFANMSSMVRSYLLATIAVAAFTAPLTAPVAAQAQEASEWDRARADLVARQPGAMAGEIARWEALWNDRQAQLPFNHYASFLAANPGFPDENTLRIRAETRLREEFVDPQLLLGFFAAKEPVTNYAKAHYALALMGQDPALSRHWAIQAWRGGEMSPTAEAALLTTHGTSMTQADHDQRMDALLWQRDADAAARQIIRTSPTKRNLFAARLAILQGGDGATTAASAYADPGYLYNRSRELRQEGRAGEAVRMIVDSPPLAALPFDRTLWITELLAVGRAASRPDTPRVAARALEAFAPGEDISGMEYKLRDDYTSLMWAGGTNALWHLSDGASAAPLFYQYGASARTSQTRSKGFFWAGEAYRQAGMSAEAQRHYEMAAEYTDRFYGLLALSRLGRPIPEYAAAPVGTPTSEERLEFLSAPITSAVSEVARDAPWSTGIRFYRAIADEAETVGEHILVAELAREIGRRDLAVNLSDAAAADGHAGFTRIGFPTLQTPPGVNWTLVHSLARQESQFAENAISHAGARGLMQFMPATAQEEARRAGVQYSASRLMSDPQYAMRLGSNHIERLVAYYDGSYPLAIAAYNAGPGNVNRWLRENGDPRQTGDWLRWIEEIGFFETKNYVQRVIENAVVYEALYPERAGRAQGRNVTDFLR, encoded by the coding sequence ATGTATTCACCGCCTGATAAGGAGAGCTTTGCCAATATGTCCAGCATGGTTCGCTCTTACTTACTCGCCACCATCGCTGTGGCTGCCTTCACCGCTCCTTTAACCGCACCTGTGGCTGCGCAAGCACAGGAGGCGAGTGAGTGGGACCGCGCGCGCGCTGATCTGGTCGCGCGGCAACCCGGCGCGATGGCCGGCGAGATCGCACGGTGGGAAGCCCTGTGGAATGACAGGCAGGCACAATTGCCTTTCAATCATTATGCCAGCTTCTTGGCCGCAAATCCCGGCTTTCCGGATGAAAACACCTTGCGCATCCGCGCTGAAACCCGGTTGCGCGAAGAATTCGTCGATCCGCAATTGTTGCTCGGTTTCTTTGCAGCGAAGGAGCCTGTCACCAACTACGCAAAGGCGCATTATGCCCTGGCACTGATGGGGCAGGATCCCGCTCTTTCGCGGCACTGGGCAATCCAGGCATGGCGCGGTGGCGAAATGAGTCCAACCGCAGAGGCCGCTTTGCTGACCACCCACGGCACCAGCATGACACAGGCCGATCACGATCAGCGTATGGATGCGCTCCTATGGCAGCGTGATGCCGATGCAGCCGCTCGCCAGATCATCCGGACTTCGCCTACGAAACGCAATCTTTTCGCTGCAAGGCTCGCTATTCTGCAAGGTGGTGATGGGGCAACGACGGCGGCAAGTGCATATGCTGACCCCGGTTATCTGTATAATCGCAGCCGCGAATTGCGTCAGGAAGGCCGCGCGGGAGAGGCTGTTCGCATGATCGTGGACAGTCCGCCACTGGCTGCCCTGCCCTTTGACCGCACCTTGTGGATTACCGAATTGCTCGCCGTTGGACGTGCGGCCAGCCGTCCTGATACGCCGCGTGTGGCTGCGCGCGCGCTGGAAGCTTTTGCTCCTGGCGAAGATATCTCCGGCATGGAATACAAGCTGCGCGATGATTACACGTCATTAATGTGGGCGGGCGGGACCAACGCTCTGTGGCATCTTAGCGATGGCGCTTCGGCAGCGCCCCTGTTTTACCAATATGGCGCGTCTGCACGCACCAGCCAGACAAGGTCCAAGGGCTTTTTCTGGGCAGGTGAGGCTTATCGCCAGGCTGGCATGAGCGCCGAGGCCCAGCGGCATTACGAAATGGCTGCGGAATATACGGATCGTTTCTACGGTCTTCTGGCGCTGAGCAGACTTGGGCGTCCGATACCCGAATATGCTGCCGCGCCCGTAGGCACCCCGACCTCTGAAGAGCGACTGGAATTCCTTTCCGCGCCAATCACCAGTGCAGTCAGCGAAGTGGCGCGCGATGCGCCGTGGTCAACCGGTATCCGCTTTTACCGTGCTATCGCCGATGAGGCAGAAACCGTGGGTGAACATATCCTTGTGGCAGAGCTTGCCCGCGAAATCGGGAGGCGTGATCTTGCCGTAAATCTGTCGGATGCCGCTGCGGCAGACGGTCACGCAGGCTTCACCCGGATCGGCTTCCCGACCCTGCAGACACCCCCGGGCGTAAACTGGACTCTTGTCCACTCGCTTGCGCGTCAGGAAAGCCAGTTTGCTGAAAATGCTATCAGCCATGCCGGTGCGCGCGGGCTGATGCAATTCATGCCGGCAACAGCGCAAGAAGAAGCGCGCCGCGCAGGTGTGCAATATTCGGCCAGCCGCCTGATGAGCGATCCGCAATATGCGATGCGGCTTGGCTCCAACCACATTGAGCGGTTGGTGGCCTATTATGACGGCAGTTACCCCCTCGCCATCGCCGCCTACAATGCTGGGCCAGGCAATGTGAACCGCTGGCTGCGCGAGAATGGCGACCCTCGTCAAACAGGCGATTGGCTGCGCTGGATCGAGGAAATCGGCTTTTTCGAGACGAAGAACTACGTCCAACGCGTGATCGAGAATGCGGTTGTTTACGAGGCGCTTTATCCGGAACGGGCGGGACGAGCACAGGGCCGCAATGTAACCGATTTCCTGCGATAA
- the smpB gene encoding SsrA-binding protein SmpB → MARPKPATFDKQKVVAENRKARFNYHIEETFEAGIALQGTEVKALRGGEGSIAESYAEVKDGQVFLVNANIPEYSHGNRLNHEPKRPRKLLLNTREIDKFVGAVERKGMTLVPLSVYFNARGRAKVELALAKGKQAHDKRATMKDRDWKRDKARLMRDKG, encoded by the coding sequence ATGGCTCGACCCAAACCCGCTACCTTCGACAAACAGAAAGTTGTCGCCGAAAACCGCAAGGCGCGGTTCAACTATCATATCGAAGAAACCTTCGAGGCCGGGATCGCGCTGCAGGGCACCGAGGTCAAGGCGTTACGCGGTGGTGAAGGTTCTATCGCGGAAAGTTACGCCGAGGTAAAAGACGGACAAGTCTTCCTCGTCAACGCCAACATCCCTGAATACAGCCACGGCAATCGTCTGAATCATGAACCCAAGCGGCCGCGCAAGCTGCTCCTGAATACCCGCGAAATCGATAAATTCGTGGGCGCGGTGGAGCGCAAGGGCATGACCCTTGTTCCGCTATCGGTCTATTTCAACGCACGTGGGCGGGCGAAGGTGGAGCTGGCACTGGCCAAGGGCAAACAGGCCCATGACAAGCGCGCGACCATGAAAGATCGTGACTGGAAGCGGGACAAGGCTCGTTTGATGCGCGACAAAGGGTAA
- the greB gene encoding transcription elongation factor GreB produces MSASPDKTNPITPAGLAALKARYDHLLGTERPEITEIVSWAAGNGDRSENGDYLYGRKRMREIDRELSYLSKVMKFAKVVDPCEQPDKSRVFFGATVTIADEDDEERTLTIVGDKEQDASAGRVGWSSPIARALRRAEVGDLRSVRLPGGEKEWEVVAICYPETSG; encoded by the coding sequence ATGTCCGCTTCTCCTGACAAGACCAACCCTATCACGCCTGCAGGGCTTGCTGCGCTGAAGGCGCGCTATGACCATTTGCTAGGCACCGAGCGACCCGAGATCACGGAGATCGTCAGCTGGGCGGCGGGCAATGGGGATCGCAGCGAGAACGGCGATTACCTTTATGGCCGCAAGCGCATGCGCGAGATCGACCGTGAGCTGTCCTATCTCTCAAAGGTCATGAAGTTTGCCAAAGTCGTCGATCCGTGCGAGCAGCCAGACAAGAGCCGCGTGTTCTTCGGCGCAACCGTCACCATCGCCGACGAGGATGACGAGGAACGCACTCTCACTATCGTAGGAGACAAGGAACAGGATGCCAGCGCAGGCCGCGTTGGCTGGTCCAGCCCGATCGCCCGCGCATTGCGCCGCGCCGAAGTGGGCGATCTGCGCAGTGTGCGGCTTCCCGGCGGGGAGAAAGAGTGGGAAGTTGTGGCGATTTGCTATCCTGAAACGAGCGGCTGA
- a CDS encoding outer membrane protein — MKKSIAFILASASATAIAVPASAQDNSAFTGPRIEGIAGYDISKAGSDVDNDLNDEDDQSIDGFMYGVGIGYDFAVNNIVLGVEAELTDSTAKSEIDDGDLEDLGFGARLKTGRDLYLGARAGVLANPRTLIYVKGGYTNARFDLLADDGSTEIETDLDLDGFRVGAGAEYALSENSFVKLEYRYSNYSEGEFDFEDNDFFDDDTGESGRFDADLDRHQVAVGFGYRF; from the coding sequence ATGAAAAAGTCTATCGCGTTCATCCTCGCCTCGGCCTCGGCCACCGCTATTGCGGTTCCGGCGTCTGCGCAGGACAATTCGGCTTTTACCGGTCCGCGTATCGAAGGTATCGCAGGCTATGACATCAGCAAGGCCGGCAGCGATGTCGACAATGATCTCAATGACGAGGACGATCAGTCCATCGATGGTTTCATGTATGGTGTCGGTATCGGTTATGACTTCGCGGTCAATAATATTGTCCTTGGTGTGGAAGCTGAACTGACTGATTCGACAGCCAAGTCTGAGATTGATGACGGTGATTTGGAAGACCTCGGCTTCGGTGCCCGGCTGAAAACCGGCCGTGACCTCTATCTCGGTGCCCGCGCCGGTGTGCTCGCTAACCCGCGCACACTGATTTACGTCAAGGGCGGTTACACCAACGCTCGTTTCGACCTTTTGGCCGATGACGGCTCGACTGAGATCGAAACCGATCTCGATCTTGACGGTTTCCGCGTCGGCGCAGGTGCAGAATATGCACTGTCAGAAAACAGCTTTGTGAAGCTTGAATACCGCTATTCGAACTATTCCGAAGGCGAATTCGATTTCGAAGATAACGATTTCTTCGATGATGACACTGGCGAAAGCGGCCGTTTCGACGCCGATCTTGACCGTCATCAGGTTGCGGTTGGCTTCGGCTACCGCTTCTAA
- a CDS encoding DUF2062 domain-containing protein translates to MPKRSDMERNRWLAPISHRFGRSELWRFTRRSVPRGAALGLFAAFILPVGQIFLAAFLALPARANVPVAAAVTFVTNPFTVPFWLLIANKVGRFALKVDPDAFGSAKAALEQGWWVQFGWWLETAGVTAFGFVVLSVVTAALGYLLSSFLWRLVVARKWTRRAGRRKVLHPAE, encoded by the coding sequence ATGCCCAAGCGCTCTGATATGGAGCGTAATCGCTGGCTTGCGCCTATCTCCCATCGATTTGGCAGATCCGAATTGTGGCGCTTTACTCGCCGATCCGTACCTCGTGGGGCCGCGCTGGGCCTGTTCGCCGCATTCATCCTGCCGGTCGGGCAGATTTTTCTTGCCGCTTTTCTTGCCTTGCCAGCGCGTGCTAATGTTCCTGTGGCTGCCGCCGTCACATTTGTGACCAACCCTTTCACCGTGCCATTCTGGCTGTTGATTGCGAATAAGGTCGGGCGATTTGCGCTGAAGGTGGACCCGGATGCCTTCGGGTCTGCAAAGGCGGCGCTGGAGCAGGGGTGGTGGGTCCAATTCGGCTGGTGGCTTGAAACCGCGGGGGTTACTGCCTTCGGTTTCGTGGTGCTTTCCGTGGTGACGGCCGCACTCGGCTATCTTTTGTCCAGTTTTCTCTGGCGCTTGGTTGTCGCGCGCAAATGGACGCGCAGGGCCGGACGCCGCAAAGTGTTGCACCCCGCCGAATGA
- a CDS encoding flotillin family protein — protein sequence MDSLLDIGLIGITGGIFLFLVFLMFLIKLYHRASKETAFVRTGVGGEKVVMNGGALVLPVFHETMPVNMNTLVLSVIRRDAEALITLDRLRIDVKAEFYVRVKPDSEAIAMAAQTLGQRTMQPEALKDLVEGKFVDALRSVAAGMTMNELHEQRADFVQKVQQVSSNDLAMNGLELESVSLTGLDQTSIEHFNANNAFDAEGLTKLTEQIEARKKLRNDIEQDTRVQMETKNLEADTKSFEIGRDKEYARLGQEREVEVRRASQMSEIAREQAERQREADAARIEAKKQVDAQQIEADRLVEEARIDQVRALEIARQEQQIAVQNKSREESQAKSEADAARAKAVEAEERVATARESEIAERQKKIELIEAAKQAERDAIGIKVEAEAERDAASNRAEALRVEAQGEAEAEKLSADAARVRFEVEAAGQRAVNEAANILSMEQISLQTKLALLEVLPEAIRESAKPMEAIDSIKIVQVDGLTQKTGPAGGNGGGAGAGGGSGNLANDAVAAALAYRAQAPVLDGLMKELGLNGSSLGDLVKGAVDGNADTQFAADAALTDEAQSPNLSVQGSDKGGGDEDTQAAK from the coding sequence ATGGATAGTCTGCTAGATATTGGCCTCATCGGGATCACCGGGGGTATTTTCCTTTTCCTCGTATTTCTCATGTTCCTCATCAAACTTTACCACCGCGCATCCAAGGAAACCGCTTTTGTGCGGACCGGTGTCGGGGGCGAGAAAGTGGTGATGAATGGCGGCGCACTGGTGCTGCCGGTGTTCCACGAAACGATGCCCGTAAACATGAACACGCTGGTGCTCTCGGTCATCCGCCGCGATGCCGAGGCTCTGATTACGCTCGACCGCTTGCGAATCGATGTGAAGGCCGAATTCTATGTTCGTGTGAAGCCCGACAGCGAAGCCATCGCTATGGCCGCGCAGACGCTGGGCCAGCGCACCATGCAGCCCGAAGCGCTGAAAGATCTCGTCGAAGGTAAATTCGTCGACGCCCTGCGCTCGGTTGCAGCCGGAATGACGATGAACGAGCTGCATGAACAGCGCGCAGATTTTGTCCAGAAGGTGCAGCAAGTTTCGTCCAACGATCTCGCGATGAACGGGCTGGAACTGGAATCGGTTTCGCTCACCGGGCTCGACCAGACCAGTATCGAACATTTCAACGCCAATAACGCCTTCGATGCCGAAGGTCTGACCAAGCTGACCGAGCAGATCGAAGCGCGCAAGAAACTGCGCAATGATATCGAGCAGGACACGCGCGTCCAGATGGAGACGAAGAACCTCGAAGCTGACACCAAATCGTTCGAGATCGGCCGTGACAAGGAATATGCGCGGCTGGGGCAAGAGCGCGAGGTGGAAGTCCGCCGTGCATCGCAAATGTCAGAAATCGCCCGCGAACAGGCAGAGCGCCAGCGTGAAGCCGATGCCGCACGGATCGAGGCGAAGAAGCAGGTGGACGCCCAGCAGATCGAGGCGGATCGTCTGGTGGAAGAAGCTCGCATCGATCAGGTGCGCGCTCTGGAAATCGCACGTCAGGAACAGCAGATCGCCGTCCAGAACAAGTCGCGTGAGGAAAGCCAGGCCAAATCGGAAGCTGACGCAGCACGTGCCAAGGCTGTAGAGGCTGAGGAACGCGTCGCCACCGCTCGTGAAAGCGAGATTGCAGAGCGTCAGAAAAAGATTGAACTGATCGAGGCTGCCAAGCAGGCAGAACGCGATGCCATCGGTATCAAGGTGGAAGCAGAGGCGGAACGCGATGCTGCATCAAACCGTGCTGAAGCCTTGCGGGTGGAAGCGCAAGGTGAGGCTGAAGCCGAAAAGCTGAGCGCCGATGCTGCACGCGTCCGGTTCGAAGTCGAAGCTGCCGGTCAGCGTGCCGTAAATGAGGCGGCCAACATCCTTTCGATGGAGCAGATTTCGCTCCAGACGAAGCTGGCTCTGCTCGAAGTGCTGCCTGAAGCGATCCGCGAAAGCGCCAAGCCGATGGAAGCGATTGATAGTATCAAGATCGTACAGGTCGATGGGCTCACCCAGAAGACCGGTCCCGCCGGTGGCAATGGCGGCGGTGCAGGCGCAGGTGGAGGCAGCGGCAACCTTGCCAATGATGCCGTCGCCGCGGCGCTTGCCTATCGCGCGCAGGCTCCAGTGCTCGATGGCCTGATGAAGGAGCTGGGCCTGAATGGCTCATCGCTGGGCGATCTGGTGAAGGGTGCGGTGGATGGCAATGCCGACACGCAATTCGCTGCTGATGCGGCGCTTACCGACGAAGCCCAGTCGCCGAACCTGTCTGTGCAAGGGTCAGACAAGGGCGGAGGCGACGAAGATACCCAAGCAGCTAAGTAA